TatcattttacatttaacattGGTCAGTAGATAGTGGCAGCAGAAGGTACGATTAATGtcgctggtgtttttttttttaatggtcacGTCAACATCACTCAGTGCAAACAATTTTGACACAAAAAAGCTGAGTCGTCTTTTTAAATATAGTCATAAAGCTAATTTAGTGATACATAACCAAGCTAGACATGTTTACTAACATATACGCTAATGTGACTCACCACTCCAGAGGCATTTTCAGGTGGCTGATATAATTTTATGTTACTAGCATCCTTAATTTGACATCATATTTAAAATTCTTAagtagagcagcagctgcaggggtgGTCATCATAGCGTCACTGTCATTTGAGGAACTACTGTGTGAGGCGTGTGCCCCTGTAATATGGTTACAGTGAAAAAAAGCTCTTAATATGTTTCAAAGTATCCTTGATGTTAATACACCAAAAGCAGACACAATAATTACTGTTCATGACCCACAAAAGGGGAGCTGTGACTGGCTCATCAGATGTCGCCTCTGTGGCTTTAGTATTGTTTTGTAACTTGTTGCTGGGTGATCTAAATTCTTTCATTATCAGTTTACAGTAAATAAAGGTGTTTTCTGACTGCTTTTTCCACAAACGATGTATTGTTGAGCTGTTTGCTAATCGAACATTTTGTAGCTAAATCCAAAATGGCTGTCAATAAAAGTAATGAATGTTGCCCCTCTTCACTTCTAAATTCTGATTCCAACTTCAGGAAGTTGCAGAGAATCATCACTTCACTAGAGCCCAACCCCTGGTCACCCCCCCAGCTGATGTAAGACATGTGGCTTTGATCAAAGGTCTGGCTTTGGTCAAAGACTTGTGGTTTTGATGCAATTTCCTATTATAAGTCTGTAAATCTGGATCACATTAATAAATGTCTGCGTTGAATCTGGCAGATTGCATCTTTGAGGTAAAGTAGTTTTGTTGCTCAGAGTAATTTTTCTATAGGTGCTTCACAGCAACTCATAGACAAGAATCAGAAGATTCAgaagcaggtttattgccattgttcatgtaatacacagtattacacaaactaggaatgtgtcatggtgtgacgctgcgacaatcaacataaagaagaccacactagaataagttaaataaagtaaaataagacatatatacattatatacataaatagtaggTGGTAAGAGGTatgtggtaagaaatagtgcaggtccaagcaggagtaatgtattgttcgtgagtccgactggctgctgtacatggtgcttaagtgataagtcacttggtgttcagcagcctgatggcagaggggaagaagctgttcgtgtagcgggaggttttggtccgaatggaccgtagtctcctgcctgaggggaggggggaaaacagtccgtgaccagggtgggaagggtcggccgtgatccgacctgcacgcctccgggtcctggagatatacaggtcctggatggatgggagcctgcagccgatcaccttctcggcagcgcgcacgatgcgctgcagcctcagtctgtccctgacggtggaaccagcgaaccacacggtgatggaggaggtgaggatggactcgatgatggccgtatagaactgcgccaacatcctgggaggctgTTTGAGCCCcaagagatgaggagagaagacagaaatgtaGAGGTCACAGTTTGTTATCCTCTAGATGTATGAGAGAGGGGGTcattggggtcagaggtcaatgcACAACTCTTCAAGtaagcaataaataaataaagacaaatatatttaaatctCTAAAAACTTTCTTGAAGATCCTTCATCATAAAATGGCTCAACACAAAACTACGAGGCTGCTGCTCTTCGtgatcctcctcttcctcttccacccTATAAGCCCAGCGGAGGTAGAACCTGAAGTGGAGGTCATTGTAGGGAGTTCCCACTGCAGCACCACCTGTGGGCTTGGACTCAGGAATCAAACATTGTGCCTCCTAAAGGACAGCCAGGCAGCGTTAGACGAAGGTGATGCTGAGGTAGGAAAGCTCAACAAAAAGAACCATGTGGGGTAACAAACTCCTGATGACTCCGAAATAATTTCCTGTAGGTGTCAGAGAAGTGCCGCGTCCGCACAGTAAAGTGTCTGGAGTCGTGGCAGTGTGGACTTCAGACCATGACCATGACATCTGGGCAAAGGGTGGAGCTGGACTGTCTGGGGGAAGTCATGAAAGCCATGGGAAGGTTCTCCTGGAGGTAAGGATGGCAGCACCAGTACTCCTCTGCTTGTTAAAACTGGAACATTCTTCATGGTCCAGGGTGGCGTGGCGATACGCTCGAGGAATAATCACCTCAGATGACTCTCTCTTTGCCCAGTGGAAGGCTCTACAGTTGGACCAAGTGGTTCTGGACCCCATCAGGGAGGAGAATTCAGGTACAACTTGAGGATTCACTAACACTCATAACAAAAGAGGTTTTCTTGGACAGTTAGGGGGTCAGTGGGTCAAAAACTACAAGAAACTGAAAGCTGTTGCTCTGAGCAGGTTATTATAGAATAGAAATAACTCACAACCACCAGATCAGATTAAGCTCGATAACCTACCAGAGTTGTTACCGCTAGAAACCCTGCGATGGAGTCCCTCCCCAGGCCTTCTCATGGGGCTTCCGACCACAAGGGTGGTTTTAATGCCTGTCTTCAGGCTGTGGTTGAGGACAGTCTCCCACCTGTCCAGGcccagcagctgtttgatgaGCTTTGTCACAACTCTATTATTCCAACAACAACCCAAACAGGGTCAACGACAGAGCTTTTAGCAACAAAGAAGAGCACCTTCCTCGTGGCCACTCTTCTTGAGAAATGGCCTCTCCAGAAAAGTGAGGAGTGAAATAGTAAAAGCTAAAGTGAACTCTGAAATCAACATTGAAAATCAATATGGAGGTGTTGAGAGCAAAGAGCTCTGCAAGGACAGAAATCAACAGCCTGTAATTACGAACAGGAAGTcagcctgtgagtgtgtgtgtgtgtgtgtgtgtgtagaaagtCCTTTACGGAGAGCATCACTCTCCCTTGTCTGTAAAAGACACAAACGGCCTTTGCAGGACTGTAAAAATCTGCTCTAAAATCTGCCTGAAGGAGGGTCCTGATGGACCACCTGTCTCTCCCACAAAGACCTCAACCCTCTTTGCCATGTTTGAGCCTGTGATACAGGCAGGTGGTCCATCCCTCAGGCCGCTGCTTCATATTACTTCATTGTACTAAAATAGATGTGAATTTTAGTGAGATTATGTTAAAGGATGTTGGAGGAAAATTAGTTTAAATTGTAGCAGACACAAAATGAGTGGCGTCACGCAAAGCCTGAGAGCTCGTTAGCTGAACAGGTCTGTGAGAGGCAGAAACTGCCCAGGAGAAGGTTGACCACTTACCAACCAGAAGACTTTCAAATATATACGTGAGAAATGGCATTAAATTAGCTTAACGGATGTCGGAGTAACACGAGTTCAGAACAAAGCTTTTTTCAGTTTGAACGGTTTCTCCCACAGGCTTCTGGGAGTTAATGAGAGACTTGAGGATCTATCGGCACAGCAGCTGGTTTTACGGGGGGAGGATTAATTAAGCAAATAAGAAAGTGATGTTTGTGAGAGAGCAGAGGCTTGTGGCTAATaaaggatgattttttttatgttttttgtaCCTTCTGGGGAAGAGTTATGACAATTTGTTCGAAAAAGTTTTAAAGCGGTTTTTCAgcctgctcctggtccagcCCCCCCACCTGGTCACGTGGTCCCCCACTCACGTCTCTCCTACAGACACCATGTTAAATGAGTCAGGAGGGAAAATCCAGGCCTTAAACTAATGCCCCCACAGGAGACATGGGATACTGAAGGGTCGCAAGTGAATCTGGACCACTTTGGctatattttaacatttttatggTAATACAGGGTGACAGTATAGCAGAGCTGTGGACCTTCAAACGGGGTCAAAAGGCGTGACCTTTTCGAGCCCACTCCTATTATTCTTATTACAACGGTTTGTTGAGGGGTGTTACTCTCGAATAACTATACGAATACGAATACCTACCCCACTCCGGTACGGCAAACCTTGCGGGAGGTGGCGTACTCCAAAGCTTAAGAAAAGAAAGCCGTGTTAGCATAGTATTTTGAAATCACACATGAAAATCCTCCTCATCGAGCTGCACGTTTTGGTGCATATTTGATTAGTGTGCGATTCACTGTGCACAAGTTTGGCCGAGTTCCTACGGTTGGACCCAGTGGTCCTACAAGGCCCAAGGACAAGACTGAAATAGTTTGTAAGAAGATCCTAGTGTGACTTGCTGGTCGCTTTAGAACAGAGCTCACTCAGCAGATACAGGTGGAAAGGAGAGCTGGAGGGGAACATCACTCTCTGACCTGCATGATGTGAAACAGCTCTGAAAAGCTGACCTGAAGGACTCCCTGTCTCCTCAGGTACCTATCGCTGTGATGTGCAGGATACCTCTCACCGCAGGGTGAAACGGATCTACTGGGGAATCCGTGTTTTGCCCGTGGGAATTCTGAATCTGGACTACGATAGCTCTGCGGAACAGTGGAACGCCACTGAAAGCCAGCAGGAACAGAGGTCAGACGGATACGGCCGGCACGTTCTTCTTTACACAGTAAGGCTTGAGTTCACCTTGTGGGCTCCTCTCATTTGTGACATGTCTGTAATGGTGGGTCTGTTCACCCCACAGCTACTGACTGGTCTCAGCATCAGTGTCGTCGGAGCTGGACTCATCCTGCTGGGCATCTACTTTTTACAGAAAAGGAAAGGTTGCCTTCAGAATTAGGGGGGTAGACTGGTAGACTCAGCCCAGCTGACTCAATTCACACAGCTGCGAGTGTCCACCACTCCAACATGTGTCTGCTACTGTTACATTAACCCTAATATGCTAATATGCTAACGCAGGTGTCCCTAACGACAGAACAATAACATCTTCTATAAACTGTTACTTGTACTGCTTGGGCATGTTCACATTACCAGTAGTGGGTCTGAACTCCCTGAGAGGGGGTGTGGTTGTTCCCTCTCATATGTCATCACCTCGACAACGTCATCATTCCACCTTTACCTGCGCTAGAACGCTATGAGGTAAATAATGGATGGACAGCATGGATGTCAATGAGTCTACGGTGAGTCCCATTGGCAAAGATTCCAAGCTCAGCGAAGACAATGATGTCCACATTCGTTTAGAAGAGTAGGAGGACGGAATTTATGGCTTATCTGGAGAGATGCTAACAGAGGTCATTTGACAAGTTCGTCTAAATTATGGCTCCAGTGATCAGGCTTCTAAGAGAAAGAGTGACACCTGAAAAACTCCTGCAAATTTCTCCGCGTGCTCTTATGTCTTAAACTCCTGACAACAGAGGACAATAAGAACAGCACTGGCTCAGGAGGTTTAGCCAGTCCTGGGTGGCCATAGCTTCATTAGCAAAGTTGCTAATAAAGCCACTCAGTGTGTCCCAGGCTGCTTATATCAGTGTCAATAACTGGGGGCAGCACAGAAGCTGAAATCTGCTGCTGAGTCTCTTCCCCACAGAGCAGATGGTGGATCTGTTGATCTGTCCGTTGGCTGCCATGAACCATAAAAAGCTGCGTGATATGGCTACAGCATCCCGTGGGCGGGATTCTCCCGGCAGGATGGATGAGCTTCCATTAAAGATGGAGTAGCTAAAGTTTCTGTGATGAGATCAGACTCTGTGGACAGGATGTCCAGTGGCTCAATCACAACgcaacagacagaaacattGACGTCATCGGCTAGTTTAGCGGGACAACGTGGGACATCGTTAATATTGAAAGGAGACCCGCATTGCCCCACTAGTTTCCCCAGTCAGTTGCAGGGCCATTCGGCCTGGGATCCAACAAGGACCCTTTCACATTGCCAAATTGACTCACGCGGACAACGCACCTTTttcatgtgttattttttttaaattcaagattcaagagtactttattgatccctttagggggtgtccaccagggaaattagcaattTTCCTGCTTTAAACAACTCTCTTTGAACACTGCTTCAGCCTGAAATATGCATCTGAAATATGAATGTACATTCATTTTCATAATCTTGATAAATGTGCATTCTTGAGTAAATAAACCATCCAGATTGACGGTGGTGACTGGAATGGAAGTGATTTGCTCAGTCCCTGATCGGGATCCGTTCTTCAGCAGTTCTAGAGCGCCACCACGTGGACACATCATGTCTTCACATCGTTGGTTCACCTGACCTGTCTGCTGTTgtaccctgaccctgaccctgggaGGACCCACACAGACATGTTACCAACACACAAGTTGgtaacacacaaagacacagaaaAGTCCTGGTTTAAAACTGCATTAATTGGCTGGATATCAAGATCCTGCAGTCGAGCTCATGCCGGTGATCAGTGACGGGGGAACTGGAACCAAAAGAACTCCAACGCTCTCATCTTTTCTCTCGTCTTTCCATTATGGTTGTCCATCAAATCCAACATTTGATGGATTTTGAAATCAGCTGGTAGAGATGAAGCATGCTGAAGATCTCAGCATCATGATTTGGTTTCTATGGCTTCCCTCAGGGGTCTCCATAGGgaatcctcctccatctcctctgtctgcaCCCTCTTCTCTCACGCCTGTTACCTTCATGTCCA
This genomic window from Takifugu rubripes chromosome 3, fTakRub1.2, whole genome shotgun sequence contains:
- the tmem81 gene encoding transmembrane protein 81 isoform X3, which translates into the protein MSALNLADCIFEILHHKMAQHKTTRLLLFVILLFLFHPISPAEVEPEVEVIVGSSHCSTTCGLGLRNQTLCLLKDSQAALDEGDAEVSEKCRVRTVKCLESWQCGLQTMTMTSGQRVELDCLGEVMKAMGRFSWRVAWRYARGIITSDDSLFAQWKALQLDQVVLDPIREENSGTYRCDVQDTSHRRVKRIYWGIRVLPVGILNLDYDSSAEQWNATESQQEQSY
- the tmem81 gene encoding transmembrane protein 81 isoform X1; this encodes MSALNLADCIFEILHHKMAQHKTTRLLLFVILLFLFHPISPAEVEPEVEVIVGSSHCSTTCGLGLRNQTLCLLKDSQAALDEGDAEVSEKCRVRTVKCLESWQCGLQTMTMTSGQRVELDCLGEVMKAMGRFSWRVAWRYARGIITSDDSLFAQWKALQLDQVVLDPIREENSGTYRCDVQDTSHRRVKRIYWGIRVLPVGILNLDYDSSAEQWNATESQQEQRSDGYGRHVLLYTLLTGLSISVVGAGLILLGIYFLQKRKGCLQN
- the tmem81 gene encoding transmembrane protein 81 isoform X2 → MEEILHHKMAQHKTTRLLLFVILLFLFHPISPAEVEPEVEVIVGSSHCSTTCGLGLRNQTLCLLKDSQAALDEGDAEVSEKCRVRTVKCLESWQCGLQTMTMTSGQRVELDCLGEVMKAMGRFSWRVAWRYARGIITSDDSLFAQWKALQLDQVVLDPIREENSGTYRCDVQDTSHRRVKRIYWGIRVLPVGILNLDYDSSAEQWNATESQQEQRSDGYGRHVLLYTLLTGLSISVVGAGLILLGIYFLQKRKGCLQN